Proteins found in one bacterium genomic segment:
- a CDS encoding RNA polymerase sigma factor yields MARDEHPGQPPIPKDVFDPKTAEVDDPRRLAFELGRIQGAKIDAELFDYLYEYYYDRIFRFFFNRLKNRVDAQDLTADVFHLALDRLWQFRWLNKPFQAWLYRIAVNRLNRHLKLAQRQRSWLAPIDSMGEEVFADSEQDPALKLERFRQRQRIERHLAELSNEERNWVALRYYEDLPVKEIAAIYGVPEGTMKARLHRALGKLRRAM; encoded by the coding sequence GAACATCCCGGGCAGCCGCCCATCCCCAAGGACGTCTTCGACCCGAAGACGGCCGAGGTCGACGATCCGCGCCGGCTCGCCTTCGAGCTGGGGCGCATCCAGGGCGCGAAGATCGATGCCGAGCTGTTCGATTATCTGTACGAGTACTATTACGATCGGATTTTTCGCTTCTTCTTCAACCGGCTCAAGAACCGGGTGGACGCCCAGGACCTGACCGCCGACGTGTTCCACCTCGCCCTGGACCGGTTGTGGCAGTTCCGCTGGCTGAACAAGCCGTTCCAGGCTTGGCTGTACCGCATCGCGGTCAACCGGCTGAACCGCCACCTGAAGCTGGCGCAGCGGCAGAGGAGTTGGCTCGCGCCGATCGACAGCATGGGCGAGGAGGTGTTCGCGGACAGCGAACAGGATCCCGCCCTGAAGCTGGAGAGGTTCAGGCAGCGTCAGCGGATCGAACGACATCTCGCCGAGCTGTCGAACGAGGAACGCAACTGGGTCGCCCTGCGGTATTACGAGGACCTGCCCGTGAAGGAGATCGCCGCGATCTACGGCGTCCCCGAGGGCACGATGAAGGCGCGGCTGCACCGCGCGCTCGGCAAGCTGCGCCGCGCCATG